In Thiobacter sp. AK1, the following proteins share a genomic window:
- a CDS encoding glycine zipper 2TM domain-containing protein — protein MKPQLAIAWLAAAVLATGCAEMPQLGGPKYGETGTSASVHGERTGKITQLELIKVDEDYKFGIGTVAGAVAGGLLGSQIGEGRGSTVGAVVGAAAGAAAGTVAESKMKKKDAQRVTVQMTSGGSVTIVQPVDARLKSGMAVRIEGSGETARVVPR, from the coding sequence ATGAAACCGCAATTGGCAATCGCCTGGCTTGCCGCTGCCGTTCTGGCCACCGGCTGCGCCGAGATGCCCCAGCTCGGCGGGCCCAAATATGGCGAGACGGGAACAAGTGCGAGCGTCCACGGCGAGCGTACCGGCAAGATCACCCAGCTCGAGCTCATCAAGGTGGATGAGGACTACAAGTTCGGCATCGGCACTGTCGCGGGTGCGGTGGCCGGTGGCCTGTTGGGCTCGCAGATCGGGGAGGGGCGCGGCTCCACCGTGGGTGCCGTGGTTGGCGCCGCTGCCGGGGCGGCGGCCGGCACCGTGGCCGAAAGCAAGATGAAAAAGAAGGATGCCCAGCGGGTGACGGTGCAGATGACCAGCGGCGGCAGTGTCACCATCGTTCAGCCCGTGGATGCGCGCCTCAAGTCCGGCATGGCGGTGCGCATCGAAGGCAGCGGCGAGACGGCGCGCGTCGTGCCGCGCTAG
- a CDS encoding peptide chain release factor 3 encodes MSNDTAFPAERLREVARRRTFAIISHPDAGKTTLTEKLLLFGGAIQLAGTVKARKSSRHATSDWMEVEKQRGISVTSSVMQFEYAGHVINLLDTPGHEDFSEDTYRVLTAVDAAVMVIDAAKGVEAQTIKLLEVCRLRNTPIITFVNKLDREVREPIELIEEIESVLKIDCAPITWPIGMGKHFRGVWHLQRARLMRFTPGEDKVSAQQEVIEGLNNPALDAAFPDEVARLRGDVELIQGASAPFDLKRFLAGEQTPVFFGSAINNFGVQEILQALVEWAPPPQPRDGGTRMVQPAEPAFTGFVFKIQANMDPKHRDRIAFFRICSGRYSSGMKVSHMRLKREMKLSNALTFMANERVHMADGVAGDIIGIHNHGQLQIGDTLTEGEVLQFKGIPYFAPELFRSARSRDPMKSKQLQKGLRELGEEGAIQVFEPFSGGDLLLGAVGQLQFEVVAARLQAEYKVDAIYDAADIYTARWLTFPDEATRRNFENEQYNRMAKDVDGNPVYLATNRYNLNILMEKWPQVAFHATREHGQRFG; translated from the coding sequence ATGAGCAACGATACTGCCTTTCCTGCCGAACGCCTGCGCGAGGTGGCCCGCCGCCGCACCTTCGCCATCATCTCCCACCCGGACGCGGGCAAGACCACGCTCACGGAAAAGCTCTTGCTGTTTGGCGGCGCCATTCAGCTCGCGGGCACGGTGAAGGCGAGAAAGAGCAGCCGCCACGCCACCTCCGACTGGATGGAAGTGGAAAAGCAGCGCGGCATTTCCGTCACCAGCTCGGTGATGCAGTTCGAATACGCCGGCCACGTGATCAACCTGCTGGACACCCCCGGCCACGAGGACTTTTCCGAAGATACCTACCGCGTGCTGACCGCGGTGGACGCGGCGGTGATGGTGATCGACGCCGCCAAGGGCGTGGAAGCCCAGACCATCAAGCTCCTGGAGGTGTGCCGGCTGCGCAACACACCCATCATCACCTTCGTCAACAAGCTCGACCGCGAGGTGCGCGAGCCCATCGAGCTCATCGAGGAAATCGAGTCGGTGCTCAAAATCGACTGCGCGCCCATCACCTGGCCCATCGGCATGGGCAAACACTTCCGGGGCGTGTGGCATTTGCAGCGCGCGCGCCTGATGCGGTTCACACCAGGCGAGGACAAAGTGAGTGCGCAGCAGGAGGTCATCGAAGGCCTGAACAATCCCGCGCTGGATGCCGCCTTCCCGGACGAAGTGGCGCGCCTGAGGGGGGACGTGGAGCTGATCCAGGGGGCGAGCGCACCCTTCGATCTAAAGCGCTTCCTCGCCGGAGAGCAGACGCCGGTGTTCTTCGGTTCCGCTATCAACAACTTCGGCGTGCAGGAAATCCTGCAGGCGCTGGTGGAATGGGCACCGCCACCCCAGCCGCGGGATGGCGGCACGCGCATGGTGCAGCCGGCGGAGCCTGCCTTTACCGGCTTCGTGTTCAAGATCCAGGCCAACATGGACCCCAAGCACCGCGACCGCATCGCTTTCTTCCGCATCTGCTCCGGGCGCTACAGCTCGGGCATGAAGGTGAGCCACATGCGGCTCAAGCGGGAGATGAAGCTTTCCAATGCACTCACCTTCATGGCCAACGAGCGCGTGCACATGGCGGACGGCGTGGCCGGCGACATCATCGGCATCCACAACCACGGCCAGCTGCAGATCGGTGATACCCTCACCGAGGGCGAAGTGCTCCAGTTCAAAGGTATTCCCTATTTCGCGCCGGAACTCTTCCGCAGCGCGCGATCGCGCGATCCCATGAAGTCGAAACAGCTCCAGAAGGGCCTGCGCGAGCTGGGCGAGGAGGGCGCGATCCAGGTGTTCGAACCCTTCAGCGGCGGCGACCTGTTGCTGGGCGCGGTGGGTCAGCTGCAGTTCGAGGTGGTGGCGGCGCGGCTGCAGGCGGAATACAAGGTGGATGCGATCTATGACGCGGCCGATATCTATACCGCGCGCTGGCTCACCTTCCCGGATGAGGCCACGCGCCGCAATTTCGAGAACGAGCAGTACAACCGCATGGCCAAGGACGTGGACGGCAACCCGGTGTATCTGGCCACCAACCGCTACAACCTGAACATCCTGATGGAGAAGTGGCCCCAGGTCGCTTTCCACGCCACCCGCGAGCACGGGCAGCGTTTCGGATAG
- a CDS encoding MCP four helix bundle domain-containing protein gives MTDPTHRSFLRWLKLAFIFELVLLAAITLVALLSLHGLRSQVQAIVDDQQARLALIHEMRLAVRERMLRLHMLLMETDPFRRDEYRQQMGEIASRFMQARAEVEARAQDGEERARLAAARALNREVALIVERVLELDEAGQREEARRLTLTQAVPRQAQVLARTDELLRHADADMYRAKRGPEA, from the coding sequence ATGACCGACCCAACCCATCGCAGTTTTCTCCGCTGGCTCAAACTGGCCTTTATCTTCGAGCTGGTCCTGCTGGCCGCCATCACCCTGGTGGCCTTGCTGAGCCTGCACGGCCTGCGCAGCCAGGTCCAGGCCATCGTGGACGATCAGCAGGCGCGGCTTGCGCTCATCCACGAAATGCGTCTCGCGGTGCGAGAACGCATGTTGCGCCTCCACATGCTGCTCATGGAGACCGATCCTTTCCGTCGCGACGAATACCGCCAGCAGATGGGTGAGATCGCCAGTCGCTTCATGCAGGCTCGCGCCGAGGTGGAAGCCCGTGCCCAGGATGGGGAGGAGCGGGCCAGGCTCGCCGCCGCCCGTGCCCTCAACCGGGAGGTGGCCTTGATCGTAGAACGCGTCCTGGAACTGGACGAGGCCGGCCAGAGGGAAGAGGCGCGGCGGCTCACCCTCACCCAAGCGGTGCCCCGCCAGGCGCAGGTGCTGGCGCGCACCGACGAACTGCTGCGCCATGCCGATGCCGACATGTATCGCGCCAAGCGCGGGCCCGAGGCATAG
- a CDS encoding type II toxin-antitoxin system HicA family toxin, with the protein MSHKHDQLLKALFRDPVSGNIHWREVESLLHHLGAKVEPAHGARFKVLLNGTEGFLHHPHHSSVLTRDHIKVLREFLTRAGIKATSD; encoded by the coding sequence ATGAGTCACAAGCACGACCAACTTCTCAAGGCGCTGTTTCGCGATCCCGTGAGTGGCAACATCCACTGGCGCGAGGTCGAGTCCCTGCTGCACCACCTGGGCGCCAAGGTGGAGCCCGCGCACGGCGCGCGCTTCAAGGTGTTGCTCAATGGTACGGAGGGTTTTTTGCATCACCCCCATCACAGCAGCGTGCTGACCCGCGATCACATCAAGGTGCTGCGCGAATTCCTCACTCGGGCCGGCATCAAGGCCACGTCGGACTGA
- the rpoD gene encoding RNA polymerase sigma factor RpoD, giving the protein MASEHDKQEIKSNELDDRRMRLKNLIVLGKERGYLTYAEINDHLPDDMLDAEQIESIVAMINDMGINVFDEAPDAETLLMTESTPAVADEDVVEEAEQALSTVDSEFGRTTDPVRMYMREMGSVELLTREGEIEIAKRIEDGLKHMIQAISACPTTIAEILALAEKVERDEMRIDELVDGLIDPNHMEEVSEEMAEADEASMEADEVEEDDEESGGMQSASLLKLKADALERFATIRQLYNKMIKALEKNGPDSKSYKKLQDQISNELMGIRFTAKQIENLCDSVRKLVEEVRSHERAIMDLCVNKCGMPRAHFIKSFPGNEVNREWLAQEMRARKPYVEQLARFQHDILDQQEKLIAVQAKVGIPIKDLKEISRQMSTGEAKARRAKREMIEANLRLVISIAKKYTNRGLQFLDLIQEGNIGLMKAVDKFEYRRGYKFSTYATWWIRQAITRSIADQARTIRIPVHMIETINKMNRISRQILQETGQEPDPALLAKKMEMPEEKIRKILKISKEPISMETPIGDDEDSHLGDFIEDVSTLQPVDAAVYANLREATREVLESLTPREAKVLRMRFGIEMNTDHTLEEVGKQFDVTRERIRQIEAKALRKLRHPSRAERLRTFLDNE; this is encoded by the coding sequence ATGGCAAGCGAACACGACAAGCAGGAGATCAAATCCAACGAGCTCGACGATCGGCGCATGCGCCTTAAAAATCTGATCGTCTTGGGCAAGGAGCGCGGCTACCTGACCTATGCCGAGATCAACGACCACCTGCCGGACGACATGCTTGACGCCGAGCAGATCGAGAGCATCGTGGCGATGATCAACGACATGGGCATCAACGTCTTCGACGAGGCCCCCGATGCCGAGACGCTGCTCATGACGGAGAGCACGCCGGCGGTGGCGGACGAGGATGTCGTGGAGGAGGCCGAGCAGGCCCTGTCCACCGTGGATTCCGAGTTCGGCCGCACCACCGATCCGGTGCGCATGTACATGCGCGAGATGGGCTCGGTGGAGCTGCTTACGCGCGAGGGCGAAATCGAGATCGCCAAGCGCATCGAGGATGGCCTCAAGCACATGATTCAGGCGATTTCCGCCTGTCCCACCACCATCGCCGAGATCCTGGCGCTGGCGGAGAAAGTCGAGCGGGATGAAATGCGCATCGACGAGCTCGTGGACGGTCTGATCGACCCCAACCACATGGAGGAGGTCAGCGAGGAAATGGCCGAGGCCGACGAAGCCTCCATGGAAGCCGACGAGGTGGAAGAGGACGACGAAGAGTCCGGCGGCATGCAGTCTGCCAGCCTGCTCAAGCTCAAGGCCGATGCGCTGGAGCGTTTCGCCACCATCCGTCAGCTGTACAACAAGATGATCAAGGCGCTGGAGAAAAATGGTCCCGACAGCAAGAGCTACAAGAAGCTGCAGGATCAGATCTCCAACGAGCTCATGGGTATCCGCTTCACGGCCAAGCAGATCGAGAATCTCTGCGACAGCGTGCGCAAGCTGGTGGAGGAAGTGCGCAGCCACGAGCGTGCCATCATGGATCTGTGCGTGAATAAGTGCGGCATGCCGCGCGCCCACTTCATCAAGTCTTTCCCGGGCAACGAGGTGAACCGCGAATGGTTGGCGCAGGAAATGCGGGCGCGTAAGCCCTATGTGGAGCAGCTGGCGCGCTTCCAGCATGACATCCTCGATCAGCAGGAGAAGCTGATCGCGGTACAGGCAAAGGTGGGCATTCCCATCAAGGACCTGAAGGAGATCTCGCGTCAGATGTCAACCGGCGAGGCCAAGGCGCGCCGCGCCAAGCGTGAAATGATCGAGGCGAACCTGCGTCTAGTGATCTCCATTGCCAAGAAATACACCAACCGCGGTTTGCAGTTCCTGGACCTGATCCAGGAGGGCAACATCGGCCTGATGAAGGCAGTGGACAAGTTCGAATACCGGCGTGGCTACAAGTTTTCCACTTACGCCACCTGGTGGATCCGCCAGGCGATCACCCGCTCCATTGCGGACCAGGCGCGCACCATTCGCATTCCGGTGCACATGATCGAGACCATCAACAAGATGAATCGCATCTCGCGCCAGATCCTGCAGGAGACGGGTCAGGAGCCCGATCCCGCGCTGTTGGCGAAGAAGATGGAAATGCCCGAGGAGAAGATTCGCAAGATCCTCAAGATCTCCAAGGAACCCATTTCCATGGAGACGCCCATCGGCGACGACGAGGATTCTCATCTGGGCGATTTCATCGAGGACGTTTCGACCCTGCAGCCGGTGGATGCGGCCGTCTATGCTAATCTGCGGGAAGCCACGCGCGAGGTGCTGGAATCACTCACGCCACGCGAGGCCAAGGTGCTGCGCATGCGCTTCGGCATCGAGATGAACACCGACCACACGTTGGAAGAGGTGGGCAAGCAGTTCGACGTCACCCGCGAACGCATCCGCCAGATCGAGGCCAAGGCGCTGCGCAAGCTGCGGCATCCCAGCCGCGCCGAGCGCCTACGCACCTTCCTCGACAACGAGTGA
- the dnaG gene encoding DNA primase, which translates to MIPQSFIEELLKRIDIVEVVGRYVPLKKAGANYSACCPFHKEKTPSFTVSPSKQFYHCFGCGAHGTAIGFLMEYQGIGFPEAVAQLAQSVGLTVPRDVRGERPEAGRDRFAAMRAALAQALHYYRQQLKASSRAIDYLKRRGLSGEIAARFGIGYAPDHWQNLAAVFPDYAASPVLAEAGLVIDHETGRRYDRFRDRIMFPILDVRGDVIGFGGRVLGQGEPKYLNSPETPLFQKGQELYGLAQARRAIREAGRVLVVEGYMDVVALAQHGVEYAVATLGTATTPHQVQRLLRLAERIVFCFDGDAAGRLAAWRALENSLPALTDGATLSFLFLPEGEDPDSFIRAHGRQAFEAQLAQALPLSQFLFRELTTRNDIQSEEGRARLLQEARPLIEQVQAPALAMLLRKRLAELVGLAPAELTALLSAPLKRAGDLASPAPRFAPRVRRAPSRNRQLLRLLLARPALGRGVVWQADTAEDGEGAVVGEVLAYLAAHPHVETGAQLLEAFRDTEAGRLMEEVAAEALLLDDGFDLEREFADALARIEEAARRRRIEGLLALERTQGLTPEQKQLLLRELAATRRA; encoded by the coding sequence ATGATTCCCCAATCTTTCATCGAAGAGCTGCTCAAGCGCATCGACATCGTCGAGGTGGTGGGCCGTTATGTGCCCCTCAAGAAGGCGGGGGCCAACTATAGTGCGTGCTGTCCTTTCCACAAGGAAAAAACGCCCTCCTTTACGGTGAGCCCGAGCAAGCAGTTTTATCACTGCTTCGGCTGCGGCGCCCATGGCACGGCCATCGGTTTCCTCATGGAATACCAGGGCATCGGTTTTCCCGAAGCGGTGGCGCAACTGGCGCAGAGCGTGGGACTGACCGTGCCAAGGGACGTAAGGGGCGAAAGGCCCGAAGCCGGCAGGGATCGCTTTGCCGCCATGCGTGCGGCGCTTGCCCAGGCGCTGCACTACTACCGGCAGCAGCTCAAAGCCTCATCGCGGGCCATCGACTATCTCAAGCGACGTGGCCTGTCGGGTGAGATCGCCGCCCGCTTTGGCATCGGCTACGCGCCAGACCACTGGCAGAACCTGGCGGCGGTGTTTCCAGACTATGCTGCATCCCCCGTGCTGGCGGAAGCGGGACTGGTGATAGACCACGAAACGGGGCGGCGCTATGACCGTTTCCGCGATCGCATCATGTTTCCCATTCTGGATGTGCGTGGCGATGTCATCGGCTTCGGTGGCCGGGTGCTGGGGCAGGGCGAACCCAAATACCTCAATTCTCCCGAGACGCCCCTGTTTCAGAAGGGGCAGGAACTCTACGGGCTGGCCCAGGCGCGTCGGGCGATCCGCGAGGCGGGGCGCGTGCTGGTGGTGGAAGGCTACATGGATGTGGTGGCCTTGGCCCAGCACGGCGTGGAATACGCGGTGGCCACCCTGGGCACGGCCACTACGCCCCACCAGGTCCAGCGTCTGCTGCGTCTGGCCGAGCGCATCGTGTTTTGCTTCGACGGGGATGCGGCGGGCAGGCTCGCCGCCTGGCGGGCGCTGGAAAACAGCCTGCCCGCCCTTACCGACGGCGCCACTCTTTCCTTCCTGTTCCTCCCCGAGGGAGAAGACCCGGACAGTTTCATCCGTGCCCACGGACGACAGGCGTTCGAGGCCCAGCTCGCCCAGGCCCTCCCCCTCAGCCAGTTCCTCTTCCGCGAGCTCACCACGCGTAATGACATCCAAAGCGAGGAAGGGCGCGCGCGCCTGCTCCAGGAGGCGCGGCCGCTGATCGAACAGGTGCAGGCGCCGGCTTTGGCCATGTTGCTGCGCAAACGTCTCGCGGAGCTGGTAGGCCTCGCACCAGCCGAACTGACCGCGCTGCTTTCTGCTCCCTTGAAGCGGGCGGGCGACTTGGCCAGCCCGGCGCCGCGTTTCGCGCCGCGGGTGCGCCGGGCGCCATCGCGCAACCGGCAGCTATTGCGCCTGCTGTTGGCGCGCCCTGCCTTGGGACGCGGCGTGGTGTGGCAAGCCGATACCGCCGAGGATGGGGAAGGCGCGGTGGTGGGCGAGGTGCTTGCATATCTCGCGGCCCATCCCCACGTGGAGACCGGCGCCCAACTCCTGGAAGCGTTTCGCGATACCGAGGCGGGCCGCCTCATGGAAGAGGTGGCGGCCGAGGCCCTGCTGCTAGACGACGGCTTCGACCTGGAGCGGGAATTCGCCGACGCCCTGGCGCGCATTGAGGAGGCGGCGCGGCGCCGGCGCATCGAGGGGCTGCTCGCCCTGGAACGTACCCAAGGCCTGACACCGGAGCAAAAACAGCTTTTGCTGCGGGAACTTGCGGCCACGCGCCGCGCCTAA
- a CDS encoding GatB/YqeY domain-containing protein: MNLKDRITEDMKQAMRAKDSARLSALRLLLAAIKQREVDERISLDDAQVIAVVEKMIKQRRESIAQYEKGGRQDLADVEKFEIEVLEAYLPQPLSDQEVAAIVEHALTESGAKTMADMGKVMNLVRPKLAGRADMGKVSALVKARLS; encoded by the coding sequence ATGAATCTCAAAGACCGCATCACCGAAGACATGAAACAGGCCATGCGCGCCAAGGACAGCGCACGCCTATCCGCCTTGCGGCTGTTGCTTGCTGCCATCAAACAGCGTGAGGTGGACGAACGGATCAGCCTGGATGATGCCCAGGTGATCGCCGTGGTGGAGAAAATGATCAAACAGCGGCGGGAATCCATTGCCCAGTACGAAAAAGGGGGGCGGCAGGATCTGGCGGACGTGGAGAAATTCGAGATCGAAGTGCTCGAGGCTTATCTGCCGCAACCCCTCTCGGATCAGGAAGTGGCGGCCATCGTCGAGCATGCCCTCACCGAAAGCGGTGCCAAGACCATGGCCGACATGGGCAAGGTGATGAATCTCGTTCGGCCCAAGCTCGCCGGCCGCGCCGACATGGGCAAGGTTTCGGCCCTGGTGAAGGCGCGTCTGTCCTAG
- a CDS encoding GGDEF domain-containing protein: MAKSVFSGLRLKLVAITAVGVALASTVLGTWRVSLEKQRLQAELTRLGQERAALIAEAVANLVVGYDYSNMESLAERIVNQADVQQLVVRNRDGKIMVLRNRPALPGQPVLSFRVPVRFGDTSVGEVELAVSLARLDQEIARLYRDVLVEQLFFAVFLGLVIYLGTSRLIVRPVTRLTRHMQALADQPEAAPLPEPHSRDEIGDLARVFNRLQSRVREAQQRLREKIDLAGTALMQTNEQLQARTRELEERTRELEKALALVEKLAVTDSLTELRNRRYFDDSLAAAFARAQRFGEALCLVLADVDHFKTINDNHGHAAGDAVLQALAAAFRNRVRDTDVVARLGGDEFAFLLYHTTLKEAEIFCADLLSLAAQLRFDFQGQAVSVRLSIGYACISRATPSVEALYGAADEALYEAKRRGRAQAVGYPFQATST; the protein is encoded by the coding sequence ATGGCGAAATCTGTCTTCTCTGGTCTGCGGCTAAAACTGGTGGCCATCACGGCGGTTGGGGTGGCGCTCGCCTCCACCGTGCTGGGCACGTGGCGTGTCTCCCTGGAAAAGCAGCGGCTGCAGGCAGAACTCACCCGCTTGGGCCAGGAGCGCGCGGCTCTCATCGCGGAGGCGGTGGCCAATCTGGTAGTGGGCTACGACTACTCCAACATGGAATCCCTGGCCGAGCGCATCGTCAACCAGGCCGATGTGCAGCAGCTGGTGGTCCGCAACCGCGACGGCAAGATCATGGTGCTACGCAACCGCCCCGCCTTGCCAGGCCAACCCGTGCTCAGCTTTCGGGTGCCGGTGCGGTTTGGTGACACGTCGGTGGGCGAGGTGGAGCTCGCCGTCTCCCTTGCCCGTCTTGACCAGGAAATTGCCCGCCTCTATCGCGACGTGCTGGTGGAACAACTCTTCTTCGCCGTTTTCCTGGGGCTCGTAATTTATCTCGGCACCTCGCGCCTGATCGTGCGTCCCGTGACTCGCCTGACCCGCCACATGCAGGCGCTGGCAGACCAGCCCGAGGCAGCCCCCTTGCCCGAACCACACAGCCGTGACGAGATCGGGGACCTCGCACGGGTGTTCAACCGGCTGCAAAGCCGCGTGCGCGAAGCCCAGCAGCGCCTGCGGGAGAAGATCGACCTGGCGGGCACGGCCCTGATGCAGACCAACGAGCAATTGCAGGCGCGTACCCGGGAGCTGGAGGAACGCACGCGCGAGCTGGAAAAGGCCTTGGCCCTGGTGGAAAAGCTGGCCGTCACCGATAGCCTCACGGAGCTACGCAACCGGCGCTATTTCGACGACAGCCTGGCGGCTGCCTTCGCCCGCGCCCAGCGTTTCGGTGAAGCCCTGTGTCTAGTCCTAGCCGACGTGGACCATTTCAAGACCATCAACGACAACCACGGTCATGCCGCGGGCGATGCGGTGCTCCAGGCGTTGGCCGCGGCCTTTCGCAACCGGGTCCGGGACACCGACGTGGTGGCGCGCCTGGGCGGTGATGAGTTCGCCTTCCTGCTCTACCACACTACCCTGAAGGAGGCTGAAATCTTTTGCGCCGACCTCCTCAGCCTCGCCGCGCAACTGCGCTTTGACTTTCAGGGGCAGGCGGTCTCGGTGCGCCTATCCATTGGCTACGCCTGCATTAGCCGCGCCACCCCTAGCGTAGAAGCGCTCTACGGCGCCGCGGACGAGGCGCTTTACGAGGCCAAGCGCCGCGGCCGCGCCCAGGCAGTGGGGTATCCATTCCAAGCCACATCCACTTGA
- a CDS encoding PhnD/SsuA/transferrin family substrate-binding protein — translation MQNPNLHPMPRILFALVLLAAAALCRAADREPLYLGSVAMDTPAEMVRRLTPLADYLGRRTGLRVEFRASPDLGSAVQELGRNLTQIAYLTPVAYLEAREQYNAQPLVAPLTRGKTTFHLVIATRADSPYRRTTDLRGKRFAFGDPKALLQRAVVVESGIRLEEFSSYAFLKHYDNIAKAVLNQDFDAGILKDTVYEQYEPHGLRRLYTSPPLPSYLFAVSERLPPATVAKLKAAFLELKASNPQHKAILRELDAGYEGFEPVEDRDYDLIRRMTAPFRTQ, via the coding sequence ATGCAAAACCCGAACCTGCATCCGATGCCCCGTATTCTCTTCGCCCTGGTGCTCCTGGCCGCGGCCGCGCTTTGCCGCGCCGCCGACCGGGAACCGCTCTATCTCGGTTCGGTGGCCATGGACACGCCGGCGGAAATGGTGCGCCGACTCACGCCCCTAGCCGACTATCTGGGTCGGCGCACGGGCTTGCGTGTAGAGTTCCGGGCCTCGCCGGATCTGGGTTCGGCGGTGCAAGAGCTGGGACGCAATCTCACCCAGATCGCCTATCTCACGCCGGTGGCCTATCTGGAGGCACGCGAGCAGTACAACGCCCAGCCGCTGGTGGCGCCTTTAACCCGCGGCAAGACCACCTTCCACCTGGTGATCGCCACCCGCGCCGACAGTCCCTACCGGCGTACGACGGACCTGCGCGGCAAGCGCTTCGCCTTCGGCGACCCCAAGGCCCTCTTGCAACGTGCGGTGGTGGTGGAAAGCGGCATCCGCCTGGAAGAATTCAGCAGCTACGCGTTTCTCAAGCACTACGACAACATCGCCAAGGCAGTGCTGAACCAGGATTTCGACGCGGGCATCCTCAAGGACACCGTGTACGAACAATACGAGCCGCACGGGTTGCGGCGGCTTTACACCTCGCCGCCCCTGCCCTCCTATCTGTTCGCGGTGAGTGAGCGTCTGCCTCCGGCCACGGTGGCGAAACTGAAAGCGGCCTTCCTGGAACTCAAGGCCTCCAACCCTCAACACAAGGCGATTCTGCGCGAGCTGGACGCAGGCTATGAGGGCTTCGAGCCGGTGGAAGACCGTGACTACGACCTGATCCGCCGCATGACCGCCCCCTTCAGGACGCAGTGA
- the rpsU gene encoding 30S ribosomal protein S21, which translates to MPVVRVKENEPFDVALRRFKRTIEKSGLLTELRAREYYEKPTAERKRKMAAAIKRHYKRLRSQMLPPKLY; encoded by the coding sequence ATGCCTGTCGTACGAGTGAAAGAGAACGAGCCCTTTGACGTGGCCCTGCGCCGCTTCAAGCGCACCATCGAGAAGAGCGGCCTGCTCACGGAGCTGCGTGCTCGCGAGTATTACGAAAAGCCCACGGCCGAGCGCAAGCGCAAGATGGCGGCGGCGATCAAGCGCCACTACAAGCGCCTGCGTAGCCAAATGTTGCCGCCCAAGCTGTACTGA
- the tsaD gene encoding tRNA (adenosine(37)-N6)-threonylcarbamoyltransferase complex transferase subunit TsaD, with translation MRVLGIETSCDETGLAIYDTARGLLAHALHSQVRMHEEYGGVVPELASRDHIRRVLPLTRQVLMQAGLTPWELDAIAYTQGPGLAGALLVGAAVACGLGYALNRPVVGVHHLEGHLLAPLLENEPPAFPFVALLVSGGHTQLMAVEGVGRYRLLGETLDDAAGEAFDKTAKLLGLGYPGGPALARLAAEGRPGRIRLPRPMLNSADLDFSFSGLKTAVLQWARDHVLDHETRADLAAEVQEAITEVLESKALAAVRSTGMTRLVVAGGVGANARLRQRLDAAAKRAGVTVFYPRLEFCTDNGAMIAFAGALRLAQARRDYGFDVRPRWDLASLRPPA, from the coding sequence ATGCGCGTATTGGGCATTGAGACCTCCTGCGACGAGACCGGGCTTGCCATCTATGACACGGCGCGCGGGCTGCTCGCCCATGCCCTGCATTCCCAGGTGCGCATGCACGAGGAATACGGCGGGGTGGTGCCGGAACTCGCCTCGCGCGACCACATCCGCCGCGTATTGCCCCTGACGCGCCAGGTGCTTATGCAGGCAGGCCTTACACCCTGGGAGCTGGACGCCATCGCCTACACACAAGGGCCAGGCCTGGCGGGGGCGCTGCTGGTGGGCGCGGCGGTGGCCTGCGGCCTGGGCTATGCGCTCAACCGACCCGTGGTGGGGGTGCACCACCTGGAGGGCCATCTGCTCGCGCCGCTATTGGAGAATGAGCCGCCCGCCTTTCCCTTCGTCGCCCTGCTGGTGTCCGGTGGCCACACCCAGCTGATGGCAGTGGAAGGCGTGGGGCGTTACCGGCTCCTGGGCGAAACGCTGGACGATGCCGCGGGCGAAGCCTTCGATAAGACGGCCAAGCTGCTGGGCCTGGGCTATCCCGGCGGGCCAGCGCTGGCGCGTCTGGCGGCGGAAGGCCGGCCCGGACGCATCCGCCTGCCGCGTCCCATGCTTAATAGCGCCGATCTGGACTTCAGCTTCAGCGGTCTCAAGACGGCCGTGCTGCAGTGGGCCCGCGATCACGTGCTGGATCATGAGACCCGGGCCGACCTTGCCGCCGAGGTGCAGGAGGCCATCACCGAGGTGCTGGAAAGCAAGGCCTTGGCCGCGGTCAGAAGCACCGGCATGACCCGCTTGGTGGTGGCGGGCGGTGTCGGCGCCAATGCTCGCCTGCGGCAGCGTCTCGATGCAGCAGCCAAGAGGGCGGGCGTGACGGTGTTCTATCCGCGGCTCGAATTCTGCACCGACAACGGCGCCATGATCGCCTT